A single genomic interval of Tistrella bauzanensis harbors:
- a CDS encoding acyl-CoA synthetase has protein sequence MPADIAPSKYERDLDRNPANHQPLTPLSLLERTADVHPDRVAVIHGDQRWTYRDLYARCRRLGSALKARGIGRGDTVSIMAPNTPAMLEAHYGVPMIGAVLNELNIRLDAEALAFILTHAETRVLLTDREFSPVIKAALDLLDTKPLVIDIDDPAITHGDFLGETEYEALLAEGDPDFAWQMPADEWESLSLGYTSGTTGDPKGVVYSHRGAWMNGINNILTWDLPKGAVYLWTLPMFHCSGWCFPYTMVAAAGTQVCLRKVEAKAIFDAIATNHVTHLCGAPTVLSLLVHAPDAVKRSFDHTVHMMTAASAPPSSVIAGMEAMGFEITHVYGLTEVYGPVVVCEWKSEWDEKPLEERARIKARQGVRYTLQQGLMVADPETMEPVPADGQTMGEVMMRGNITMKGYLKNRSATEKAFAGGWFHSGDLGVTHPDGYIELKDRSKDIIISGGENISSIEVEEVLYGHPAVLEAAVVARPDEKWGETPCAFVTLKPDSTATEADIRAHCEKHLARFKLPKTFIFTDLPKTSTGKVQKFVLREKARAL, from the coding sequence ATGCCGGCCGACATCGCCCCGTCGAAATATGAGCGCGACCTGGACCGCAACCCGGCCAACCACCAGCCGCTGACCCCGCTGTCGCTGCTGGAGCGCACCGCCGACGTGCATCCCGACCGCGTGGCCGTGATCCATGGCGACCAGCGCTGGACCTATCGCGACCTCTATGCCCGCTGCCGCCGGCTTGGCAGCGCGCTGAAGGCGCGCGGCATCGGCCGGGGCGACACGGTGTCGATCATGGCGCCGAACACGCCGGCGATGCTGGAAGCACATTATGGTGTGCCGATGATCGGCGCGGTTCTGAACGAATTGAACATCCGCCTGGATGCCGAGGCCCTGGCCTTCATTCTGACCCATGCCGAAACCCGGGTGCTGCTGACCGACCGCGAGTTCAGCCCGGTGATCAAGGCGGCGCTCGACCTGCTGGACACGAAGCCGCTGGTTATCGACATCGACGATCCGGCGATCACCCATGGCGATTTCCTGGGCGAGACCGAATACGAGGCCCTGCTGGCCGAGGGCGACCCGGATTTCGCCTGGCAGATGCCGGCCGATGAATGGGAGTCGTTGTCGCTGGGCTATACCTCGGGCACGACCGGCGACCCGAAGGGCGTGGTCTACAGCCATCGCGGCGCCTGGATGAACGGCATCAACAACATCCTGACCTGGGATCTGCCCAAGGGCGCGGTCTATCTGTGGACACTGCCGATGTTCCACTGCTCGGGCTGGTGCTTCCCCTATACCATGGTCGCCGCCGCGGGCACCCAGGTCTGCCTGCGCAAGGTGGAGGCGAAGGCGATCTTCGATGCCATCGCCACTAATCATGTCACGCATCTCTGCGGCGCGCCGACGGTGCTCAGCCTGCTGGTGCATGCGCCCGACGCGGTAAAGCGCAGCTTCGACCATACCGTGCACATGATGACCGCCGCCTCGGCCCCGCCGTCATCGGTGATTGCCGGCATGGAGGCGATGGGCTTCGAGATCACCCATGTCTATGGCCTGACCGAAGTCTATGGCCCGGTGGTCGTCTGCGAATGGAAGTCCGAATGGGACGAAAAGCCGCTGGAGGAACGCGCCCGGATCAAGGCACGCCAGGGTGTGCGCTACACCTTGCAGCAGGGGCTGATGGTCGCCGATCCTGAGACCATGGAACCGGTGCCGGCCGATGGCCAGACCATGGGCGAGGTGATGATGCGCGGCAACATCACCATGAAGGGCTATCTGAAGAACCGATCCGCCACCGAGAAGGCCTTTGCCGGCGGCTGGTTCCATTCCGGCGATCTGGGGGTCACCCATCCGGACGGGTATATCGAGCTGAAGGACCGGTCGAAGGACATCATCATCTCGGGCGGCGAGAACATCTCGTCGATCGAGGTGGAAGAGGTGCTCTATGGTCATCCGGCGGTGCTGGAAGCGGCCGTGGTCGCCCGACCGGACGAGAAATGGGGCGAAACCCCGTGCGCCTTCGTGACCCTGAAGCCCGACAGCACCGCCACCGAAGCCGATATCCGCGCCCATTGCGAAAAGCATCTGGCGCGCTTCAAGCTGCCCAAGACTTTCATCTTCACCGACCTGCCCAAGACATCGACCGGCAAGGTGCAGAAATTCGTGCTGCGCGAGAAGGCCCGCGCGCTCTGA
- a CDS encoding YdcH family protein — protein sequence MSVQARVEALKHKHAVLEEALHTEYTRPKPDETAINELKRNKLKLKEEISRLEIN from the coding sequence ATGAGTGTTCAGGCGCGTGTCGAAGCCTTGAAGCACAAGCATGCCGTACTCGAAGAGGCGCTTCATACCGAATACACCCGGCCCAAACCCGATGAAACGGCGATCAACGAGCTGAAGCGCAACAAGCTTAAGCTCAAGGAAGAGATTTCCCGCCTGGAGATCAACTGA
- a CDS encoding UbiX family flavin prenyltransferase, producing the protein MPGAVPQRLIVGISGASGVIYGIRLLEILRDLGIESHLVLSKAAEMTIAYETDRRVADVKALADAVHDPRDVGAAISSGSFRTMGMVVAPCSIRSLSEIAYGNTTGLLSRAADVVLKERRRLVLMVRETPLHLGHLRAMTQAAEAGAIIAPPVPAFYARPASLADLVDHTVGRVLDLFDIDSGGVKRWGEAAGPRAE; encoded by the coding sequence ATGCCCGGCGCTGTGCCACAGCGGCTCATCGTCGGCATCAGTGGCGCATCCGGCGTCATCTATGGCATTCGCCTGCTTGAGATTTTGCGCGACCTCGGCATCGAGAGCCATCTGGTGCTGAGCAAGGCGGCCGAGATGACCATCGCCTATGAAACCGACCGTCGGGTGGCCGATGTAAAGGCGCTGGCCGATGCGGTTCACGATCCGCGCGATGTGGGGGCCGCCATCTCCAGCGGGTCGTTCCGCACCATGGGCATGGTGGTGGCGCCCTGTTCGATCCGCAGCCTTTCGGAGATCGCCTATGGCAACACCACCGGCCTGCTCAGCCGCGCCGCCGACGTGGTGCTGAAGGAACGCCGGCGGCTGGTGCTGATGGTGCGGGAAACGCCGCTGCATCTGGGCCATCTGCGGGCGATGACCCAGGCGGCCGAGGCCGGCGCGATCATCGCACCACCGGTGCCGGCCTTTTATGCCCGCCCCGCCAGCCTGGCCGATCTGGTCGACCACACGGTGGGCCGGGTGCTGGACCTGTTCGACATCGACAGTGGCGGCGTGAAGCGCTGGGGTGAGGCGGCGGGGCCGCGCGCGGAATAG
- a CDS encoding TauD/TfdA dioxygenase family protein, whose translation MNAGPFFTSKPPSAASNRPVTSPHFTIRPMTGALGADIAGIDVATASDDALDDLRAALVHHQVVAIRGQQLDPAGLEAVTSRFGAFGEDPYVKPMPGFANVLRLLKEADEEHPNVFGEAWHSDWSFLDTPPAFTLLYGQDIPAWGGDTMFASMQRAYEALSPAMVRMLEPLMGVHSARRGYSPAARGAMADRLPNMEIVVSETAMDTRTHPIIRTHPETGRRALYVSAAYTIGIDGFNEPEAQALLGYLFDLSIDPRFTCRLRWEPGTLTIWDNRSVLHLPIGDYQGARREMYRSTVAGDRPVLLPEGAQAQPEH comes from the coding sequence ATGAATGCAGGACCGTTCTTCACGTCCAAACCGCCGTCTGCCGCCAGCAACCGGCCGGTGACATCGCCCCATTTCACCATCCGCCCGATGACCGGGGCGCTTGGCGCCGACATCGCCGGCATCGACGTGGCGACGGCATCAGACGATGCGCTCGACGATCTGCGTGCGGCACTGGTGCATCATCAGGTGGTGGCCATTCGTGGCCAGCAGCTCGATCCGGCGGGGCTGGAAGCAGTGACCAGCCGCTTCGGAGCCTTTGGCGAAGACCCCTATGTCAAGCCGATGCCGGGCTTCGCCAATGTGCTGCGGCTGCTGAAGGAAGCTGATGAGGAACACCCGAATGTGTTCGGCGAGGCCTGGCACAGCGACTGGTCGTTCCTGGATACACCGCCGGCCTTCACCCTGCTCTATGGCCAGGATATTCCGGCCTGGGGCGGCGACACCATGTTCGCCAGCATGCAGCGCGCCTATGAGGCGTTGAGCCCCGCGATGGTGCGGATGCTGGAACCGTTGATGGGGGTGCACAGCGCCCGGCGCGGCTACAGCCCGGCGGCACGCGGCGCCATGGCCGACCGGTTGCCGAACATGGAGATCGTGGTCAGCGAAACCGCCATGGACACCCGCACCCATCCGATCATCCGCACACATCCCGAAACCGGGCGCAGGGCCTTGTATGTCAGCGCCGCCTATACCATCGGCATCGACGGCTTCAACGAGCCGGAGGCGCAGGCCCTGCTCGGCTATCTGTTCGACCTGTCGATCGATCCGCGCTTCACCTGCCGGCTGCGCTGGGAACCGGGCACCCTGACCATCTGGGACAACCGGTCGGTGCTGCATCTGCCGATCGGCGACTATCAAGGCGCCCGGCGAGAGATGTATCGCAGCACGGTTGCCGGCGACCGGCCGGTTCTGCTGCCCGAAGGTGCGCAGGCCCAGCCGGAACATTGA
- a CDS encoding AraC family transcriptional regulator, which produces MTIPAGDRRDPVGVINILAMASERGVDTARLAATAAIDPSGLDAPGAHVLAWQELAMIEALVAALPGLDPAAAGLEAGLRYRVSAFGLFGWAMLTRPTLGDALSLWGRLPTLGLSFSAITVSMTPAALDFTLDDRPLHALAPPVHRFLVARGLVSTAVLVADLLGEAVRPDMARSALTLPRDPNLQDRFMAVLGPALIFDDNATARPAHRLRYSGDLPPRALPLAHPAATRAAERAFLAEAAHRGAAGPVAALKVLLRDVTDGLPPADLGTAARRLALSERSLRRRLAEAGTGFRQERDAALAERARRLLILDGLTVDATAARLGYADAAAFSRAFRRWTGDAPGRFARAQPRRSTTTASSTT; this is translated from the coding sequence ATGACGATTCCCGCCGGCGATCGCCGCGACCCTGTGGGGGTGATCAACATCCTGGCGATGGCATCGGAACGGGGCGTGGATACCGCAAGGCTTGCCGCCACGGCCGCGATTGACCCATCCGGTCTGGACGCGCCCGGCGCCCATGTCCTGGCCTGGCAGGAACTGGCGATGATCGAGGCGCTGGTTGCCGCCCTGCCGGGGCTCGACCCTGCGGCTGCCGGGCTTGAAGCCGGCCTGCGCTATCGCGTCTCGGCGTTCGGATTGTTCGGCTGGGCGATGTTGACCCGCCCCACGCTGGGTGACGCGCTATCGCTGTGGGGCCGCCTGCCGACGCTGGGCCTGTCGTTCAGCGCGATCACGGTCAGCATGACACCGGCGGCACTGGACTTCACCCTCGACGACCGGCCGCTGCATGCGCTGGCGCCGCCCGTGCATCGCTTCCTGGTGGCGCGCGGGCTGGTGTCGACCGCGGTTCTGGTCGCCGACCTTCTGGGCGAGGCTGTTCGCCCGGACATGGCGCGCAGCGCGCTGACCCTGCCCCGCGATCCAAACCTGCAAGACCGGTTCATGGCGGTTCTGGGGCCGGCGCTTATCTTCGACGACAATGCCACGGCACGGCCCGCGCACCGGCTGCGCTATTCAGGCGACCTGCCGCCACGCGCCCTGCCGCTGGCCCATCCGGCCGCGACCCGCGCGGCTGAGCGGGCATTTCTGGCCGAAGCCGCGCATCGTGGCGCGGCCGGGCCGGTTGCGGCGCTGAAGGTTCTGCTCCGCGACGTGACCGATGGCCTGCCGCCGGCGGATCTTGGCACCGCCGCGCGCCGCCTGGCCTTGTCGGAACGCAGCCTGCGCCGACGGTTGGCCGAAGCCGGCACAGGCTTTCGTCAGGAACGCGACGCAGCCCTGGCCGAACGCGCCCGCCGGCTGCTGATACTCGATGGACTGACGGTCGATGCCACCGCAGCCCGGCTGGGTTATGCCGATGCGGCGGCGTTCTCGCGCGCCTTCAGACGCTGGACCGGTGACGCCCCGGGACGTTTCGCCCGCGCTCAACCCCGCCGGTCGACCACAACCGCATCCTCGACTACATAA
- a CDS encoding Dabb family protein, whose amino-acid sequence MIRHIVMFNARNAADVPAIRDGLAVLGGISHARRFEVGLNTRRDALSSDVDVIVYAEFDDEAALAAYKADPLYAESIGRVRHLRDMRVVADYVVEDAVVVDRRG is encoded by the coding sequence ATGATCCGCCATATCGTGATGTTCAATGCCAGGAATGCGGCGGATGTGCCGGCGATCCGCGACGGGCTGGCGGTTCTGGGCGGGATCAGCCATGCCCGCCGCTTTGAAGTGGGGCTGAACACCAGGCGTGACGCGTTGTCATCGGATGTCGATGTCATCGTCTATGCCGAGTTCGACGACGAGGCGGCGCTGGCGGCCTATAAGGCCGATCCGCTGTATGCGGAATCGATCGGCCGGGTCCGGCATCTGCGCGACATGCGCGTGGTCGCCGATTATGTAGTCGAGGATGCGGTTGTGGTCGACCGGCGGGGTTGA
- the rpsU gene encoding 30S ribosomal protein S21 gives MQVIVRDNNVDQALRALKKKMQREGIFREMKMRRHYEKPSEKRAREDAEAIRRARKLALKRAQREGLL, from the coding sequence GTGCAGGTCATCGTTCGCGACAACAACGTCGACCAGGCGCTTCGTGCGCTTAAGAAGAAGATGCAGCGCGAAGGCATTTTTCGCGAGATGAAGATGCGTCGGCATTACGAAAAGCCGTCGGAGAAGCGCGCCCGTGAGGATGCGGAGGCCATTCGTCGGGCCCGCAAGCTCGCGCTGAAGCGCGCGCAGCGCGAAGGTCTGCTCTAA
- a CDS encoding TenA family protein: MSPAPTTDAPVTDAPATDATGRLSLWLRDRSEPDWSAAVAHRFTGELIAGTVADDVMRRYLIQDHRFVDSFVALLGAAIAAADRFDARIPLTRFAAMVTSDENDYFLRAFDALGVTEAMRRDTPDHSATTAFQALMTEARLTADYPCCLAVLVVAEWSYLTWAARADGRLPDRFEHAEWITLHDNPFFRDFVGWLVSELDRVGPTLDDDARARVEDLFRRAVAAERAFFDAAYQNGRD; the protein is encoded by the coding sequence ATGTCACCCGCCCCCACCACCGACGCACCAGTCACCGACGCACCTGCCACCGACGCGACTGGCCGGCTGAGCCTGTGGCTGCGCGATCGGAGCGAGCCCGACTGGTCGGCCGCCGTGGCGCATCGTTTCACCGGAGAGCTGATCGCCGGCACCGTCGCCGATGACGTGATGCGCCGCTATCTGATCCAGGATCACCGGTTCGTCGACAGTTTCGTGGCCCTGCTGGGGGCGGCGATCGCGGCAGCCGACCGGTTCGATGCGCGTATTCCGCTCACCCGCTTCGCGGCGATGGTCACCAGCGACGAGAACGACTATTTCCTGCGCGCATTCGATGCGCTGGGCGTGACGGAGGCCATGCGCCGAGACACACCCGACCATTCCGCCACCACCGCCTTTCAGGCGCTGATGACCGAGGCCCGGCTGACAGCCGATTACCCCTGCTGTCTGGCGGTGCTGGTTGTGGCGGAATGGAGCTATCTGACCTGGGCCGCCCGCGCCGATGGCCGGCTGCCCGACCGGTTCGAGCATGCGGAATGGATCACCCTGCACGACAACCCGTTCTTCCGGGACTTTGTGGGCTGGCTGGTCTCGGAACTCGACCGTGTCGGCCCCACTTTGGATGATGACGCCCGTGCGCGGGTAGAGGATCTGTTCCGCCGCGCGGTTGCGGCCGAACGGGCTTTTTTCGACGCCGCCTATCAGAACGGCCGGGATTGA
- a CDS encoding COQ9 family protein, translating to MTEPLTPIDGDTLPADTEAGAEPTEAVLPQVLRDRDLVLEAALPDLPFDGWTDDVVRRAGIATGFDPVAIRRLFPRGRVDLIVHFCDWADRRMVAELEAMGLATMPMRVRISTAVRVRLEQNALHREAIRTALGILALPQNAALGLKTLYRTVDAMWWAAGDTATDFSFYTKRATLAGVYSSTLAVWLDDRSEGFADSWAFLDRRIADVMRIQKLRGRVEKLLPDPRRLLPGGGGLLRRNPLRMRGR from the coding sequence ATGACCGAGCCACTTACCCCGATCGATGGCGACACGCTGCCTGCCGACACCGAAGCCGGCGCCGAACCAACCGAGGCGGTGTTGCCTCAGGTGCTGCGCGATCGCGACCTGGTGTTGGAAGCAGCCCTGCCCGACCTGCCCTTCGACGGCTGGACCGACGACGTCGTGCGCCGGGCAGGCATTGCCACGGGCTTCGACCCGGTGGCCATCCGGCGGCTGTTCCCGCGGGGCCGGGTGGATCTGATCGTGCATTTCTGCGACTGGGCCGACCGGCGGATGGTCGCGGAGCTTGAGGCGATGGGCCTTGCCACCATGCCGATGCGGGTCCGGATCAGCACTGCCGTCCGGGTGCGGCTGGAACAGAACGCGTTGCATCGCGAAGCGATCCGCACCGCGCTGGGCATTCTGGCACTGCCGCAGAACGCCGCTCTGGGCCTGAAGACGCTATACCGGACGGTGGACGCGATGTGGTGGGCGGCGGGCGATACCGCCACCGATTTCAGCTTCTATACCAAACGGGCGACACTGGCCGGGGTCTACAGTTCCACCCTGGCGGTCTGGCTGGACGATCGCAGCGAGGGGTTCGCCGACAGCTGGGCGTTTCTCGACCGGCGGATCGCCGATGTCATGCGCATCCAGAAGCTGCGCGGGCGGGTGGAGAAGCTGCTGCCCGACCCACGCCGCCTGCTGCCCGGTGGCGGCGGTCTTCTGCGGCGCAACCCGCTCAGGATGCGCGGGCGCTGA
- a CDS encoding 5-(carboxyamino)imidazole ribonucleotide synthase — MTQPAATATARPSPLKPGSVIGIMGGGQLGRMAAMAAARMGYKVHIYAPEAESPAAEVADARTRAAWDDEAALAAFAEAVDVVTFEFENVPAASVARLAGRRPVRPSWTVLESTQDRLTEKDLVNRLGIGTAPYARVDDLDGLVAAIGALGRPAILKTRTLGYDGKGQARIGADGDFLAAAEAAFATIAGAPAILEGMVDFTCEISVIVARSPSGAVRCFEPAENSHRDGILHISRVPARISPAIAAEAERVARMLAEAMGLEGLLAVEMFVTRDGRVLVNEMAPRPHNSGHWSFDAAATSQFEQFIRAVADLPLGDPSRLVDARMENLIGDDIERWQAILAEPRAKLHLYGKSEAKPGRKMGHVTRLGTAAVTPVSGDGSGA; from the coding sequence ATGACCCAGCCCGCCGCCACCGCCACCGCCCGGCCGTCCCCCCTCAAGCCCGGTTCGGTGATCGGTATCATGGGGGGCGGGCAGTTGGGGCGGATGGCCGCGATGGCGGCGGCACGCATGGGCTATAAGGTCCATATCTATGCGCCGGAGGCGGAAAGCCCGGCGGCCGAGGTGGCCGATGCCCGCACCCGTGCCGCCTGGGACGACGAAGCGGCGCTGGCCGCCTTCGCCGAGGCGGTCGACGTGGTGACCTTCGAATTCGAGAACGTGCCCGCGGCCAGTGTCGCGCGGCTGGCCGGCCGGCGCCCGGTCCGCCCGTCCTGGACCGTGCTGGAAAGCACCCAGGACCGGCTGACCGAGAAGGATCTGGTCAACCGGCTCGGCATCGGCACGGCACCCTATGCCCGCGTCGACGACCTGGACGGGCTGGTGGCGGCGATTGGCGCGCTGGGCCGGCCGGCGATCCTGAAGACCCGCACCCTTGGCTACGATGGCAAAGGGCAGGCGCGGATCGGCGCCGATGGCGACTTCCTGGCGGCAGCCGAGGCGGCCTTCGCCACCATCGCCGGTGCGCCGGCAATCCTGGAGGGCATGGTCGATTTCACCTGCGAAATCTCGGTGATCGTCGCCCGCAGCCCGTCAGGGGCGGTACGCTGTTTCGAGCCGGCCGAGAACAGCCATCGCGACGGCATTCTGCATATCAGCCGGGTGCCGGCGCGGATCAGCCCGGCGATCGCCGCCGAGGCCGAGCGGGTGGCGCGGATGCTGGCCGAGGCCATGGGGCTGGAAGGCCTGCTGGCGGTGGAGATGTTCGTCACCCGCGATGGTCGGGTTCTGGTGAACGAGATGGCGCCGCGGCCGCATAATTCCGGCCACTGGTCGTTCGATGCCGCCGCCACCAGCCAGTTCGAGCAGTTCATCCGCGCGGTGGCCGATCTGCCGCTGGGTGATCCGTCGCGGCTGGTGGATGCCCGGATGGAAAACCTGATCGGCGACGATATCGAGCGCTGGCAGGCGATCCTGGCCGAGCCCAGGGCCAAGCTGCATCTTTACGGCAAGAGCGAGGCCAAGCCGGGGCGCAAGATGGGGCATGTCACCCGGCTTGGCACCGCCGCCGTCACGCCCGTATCCGGGGACGGATCGGGCGCCTGA
- the purE gene encoding 5-(carboxyamino)imidazole ribonucleotide mutase: MTEKMTSTRAEAAPQSETGAPVVGIVMGSQSDWATMCHAARLLERFGVPHEVRIVSAHRTPQRMADYAATARARGLQVIIAGAGGAAHLPGMIAAQTSVPVLGVPVQSRALNGMDSLLSIVQMPAGIPVGTLAIGEAGAKNAALLATAIIANHDQAVYAALEAFRAEQTDGVAIEPVDDPA, encoded by the coding sequence ATGACCGAAAAGATGACCTCCACCCGTGCCGAGGCCGCTCCCCAATCGGAAACCGGCGCACCCGTGGTCGGCATCGTGATGGGCAGCCAGTCCGACTGGGCGACGATGTGCCATGCCGCCCGGCTGCTGGAACGCTTCGGCGTGCCGCATGAGGTCCGGATCGTCTCGGCCCACCGCACGCCGCAGCGCATGGCCGATTATGCCGCGACCGCGCGTGCACGCGGGCTTCAGGTGATCATCGCCGGTGCCGGTGGCGCCGCCCATCTGCCGGGGATGATCGCCGCCCAGACCAGTGTGCCGGTTCTGGGTGTGCCGGTGCAGAGCCGGGCGCTGAACGGGATGGACAGCCTGTTGTCGATCGTGCAGATGCCCGCCGGCATCCCGGTCGGCACGCTCGCGATCGGCGAGGCCGGCGCCAAGAATGCGGCCCTGCTGGCCACGGCGATCATTGCCAATCACGATCAGGCGGTGTACGCGGCGCTGGAGGCCTTCCGCGCCGAACAGACCGATGGCGTCGCGATCGAGCCGGTCGACGATCCGGCCTGA
- a CDS encoding TIGR02444 family protein: MPSPATDLTAPRTPIAAHAHAVYARPCAAPVCLAVQDRFGADVPLILMLHHAAATGRQLDRHGVAALDDALAGWRAQVVRPLRTLRRQLRGPAPAGGAVDAGRARAIGDHLLVAEIAAETALLDAIGPTLNTLARPAEGCQGRASFAGMLQIYGRLLAAPQADWTDATDRLLACLGPLIDRAPEEDQA, translated from the coding sequence ATGCCCAGCCCCGCCACCGACCTGACGGCACCGCGCACGCCGATTGCCGCCCATGCCCATGCGGTCTATGCCCGCCCCTGCGCGGCACCGGTGTGTCTGGCGGTGCAGGATCGCTTCGGCGCCGACGTGCCGCTGATCCTGATGCTGCATCATGCCGCAGCGACGGGCCGGCAGCTCGATCGCCACGGCGTGGCGGCGCTGGATGATGCGCTGGCCGGATGGCGGGCGCAGGTGGTGCGGCCGCTGCGCACGCTGCGGCGGCAGCTCCGTGGCCCGGCGCCGGCAGGAGGTGCCGTCGATGCCGGCCGCGCGCGTGCGATCGGCGACCACCTGCTCGTGGCCGAAATCGCGGCCGAAACAGCGCTGCTGGATGCGATCGGCCCCACCCTGAACACCCTGGCCCGGCCTGCCGAAGGCTGCCAGGGCCGGGCTTCATTCGCCGGCATGCTCCAGATCTATGGTCGCCTGCTTGCCGCACCGCAGGCCGACTGGACGGATGCGACCGACCGGCTGCTCGCCTGCCTTGGGCCGCTGATCGACCGGGCGCCGGAAGAGGATCAGGCTTGA
- a CDS encoding alkaline phosphatase family protein yields the protein MPSPQHRPRHGLLMLLLIWVAAGLLVNLPARPSDWLSMPHLRLSIEVAAVILLALVLPGAFPVNRGSGLNRSPARSERWLPDLLLKLAALGLSALVLLRGADLVAHAAAGRPLDLGRDLFLLPALWDVLAGDPMRLALVLALWLLPAMLVYVLARRGQDLARRSLSGPRRRAVAVCLLGLVLAGDMALLAAGRGGGPVGAGALRLAAVQADHLGQRARIDAELAAAIADDPAAILPGPALFPRLRGHDVHLFFMESYGWSAQHDPRIAATIGHRLNDLDRVLKAAGFTVASAWLDSPVVGGQSWLAHGTLLSGLTLDRQPAYDYALTAGRTTLVDLFNRAGWRSVALMPAIRQVWPEAALFGYDRVLDAAALDYRGPAFGWPTVPDQFSLDRFVAEEQAPPSGRRQPLFLEFAMITSHHPWGPLPPLLGDWAMAGTDHGTVFGTAPPPAAQPFPAATTDWAERYANALDYTLALVGRWATERMPKDALLIVVGDHQPPLVTPAGAPRSVPIHVISRDRSLIRAFMAEGMTPGLMLAADAPVRPMSDWRDLMIRATREAPQPIARLGEAG from the coding sequence GTGCCCTCACCACAACACCGGCCGCGCCACGGCCTGCTGATGCTGTTGCTGATCTGGGTGGCCGCCGGATTGCTGGTCAACCTGCCGGCGCGCCCGTCGGACTGGCTGTCGATGCCGCATCTACGGCTGTCGATCGAAGTCGCGGCCGTCATCCTGCTGGCGCTGGTGCTGCCCGGCGCCTTTCCGGTCAACCGCGGCAGCGGGCTCAACCGCAGCCCGGCCCGGTCGGAACGCTGGCTGCCCGATCTGCTGCTGAAACTGGCGGCGCTGGGCTTATCGGCGCTGGTGCTGCTGCGCGGCGCCGATCTGGTCGCCCATGCCGCCGCCGGCCGGCCGCTCGATCTGGGCCGCGACCTGTTCCTGCTGCCGGCCCTGTGGGATGTGCTGGCAGGCGACCCGATGCGGCTGGCCCTGGTGCTGGCCTTATGGCTGCTGCCGGCCATGCTGGTCTATGTGCTGGCCCGGCGCGGCCAGGATCTGGCGCGCCGGTCGCTGTCCGGGCCGCGCCGGCGGGCGGTGGCGGTATGCCTGCTGGGGCTGGTGCTGGCCGGCGACATGGCGCTGCTCGCCGCCGGCCGGGGTGGCGGTCCGGTGGGGGCAGGCGCCCTGCGGCTGGCCGCAGTTCAGGCCGATCACCTGGGCCAGCGCGCCCGCATCGATGCCGAGCTTGCCGCCGCGATCGCCGACGATCCGGCCGCCATCCTGCCGGGACCGGCCCTGTTCCCGCGGCTGCGTGGCCATGACGTGCACCTGTTCTTCATGGAAAGCTATGGCTGGTCGGCGCAGCACGACCCGCGGATCGCGGCCACCATCGGCCACAGGCTGAATGATCTGGATCGGGTGCTGAAGGCTGCCGGTTTCACGGTCGCCAGTGCCTGGCTGGACAGCCCCGTGGTGGGCGGCCAGTCCTGGCTTGCCCATGGCACGCTGCTTTCAGGGCTGACGCTGGATCGTCAGCCGGCCTATGACTATGCCCTGACCGCCGGCCGGACCACGCTCGTCGACCTGTTCAACCGGGCCGGCTGGCGGAGCGTGGCCCTGATGCCCGCCATCCGGCAGGTCTGGCCGGAAGCGGCGCTGTTCGGCTATGACCGGGTGCTGGATGCGGCGGCGCTGGACTATCGCGGCCCGGCCTTCGGCTGGCCGACGGTGCCCGACCAGTTCAGCCTGGACCGGTTCGTGGCCGAGGAACAGGCGCCGCCCTCCGGCCGGCGCCAGCCGCTGTTCCTGGAATTCGCCATGATCACCAGCCATCATCCCTGGGGGCCGCTGCCGCCGCTGCTCGGTGACTGGGCGATGGCCGGCACCGATCACGGCACTGTCTTCGGAACCGCGCCCCCGCCCGCGGCACAGCCGTTTCCGGCGGCAACCACCGACTGGGCCGAACGCTATGCCAATGCGTTGGACTATACCCTGGCGCTGGTCGGGCGCTGGGCGACCGAGCGCATGCCCAAGGATGCCCTGCTGATCGTGGTCGGCGACCATCAGCCGCCGCTGGTGACGCCGGCCGGCGCGCCGCGATCGGTGCCGATCCATGTCATCAGCCGCGACCGGTCGCTGATCCGCGCGTTCATGGCCGAAGGCATGACGCCGGGGCTGATGCTTGCCGCCGATGCGCCGGTGCGACCGATGAGCGACTGGCGCGATCTGATGATCCGCGCCACCCGAGAGGCACCACAGCCGATTGCACGCCTGGGCGAAGCAGGATAG